A single genomic interval of Cucumis sativus cultivar 9930 chromosome 5, Cucumber_9930_V3, whole genome shotgun sequence harbors:
- the LOC116403669 gene encoding inactive protein RESTRICTED TEV MOVEMENT 2-like — translation MATARPETSGLRVPFTPNVEKRDENEAYILRLQLPEFKRQQVTVRVEEGKRMMKVTGERLAGDNRWFRFDETFPIPEICVINKISVQLKKGVLFIRMIKQTNGPVPAPPRPKQNEQLTLEKGREEISALDQKISSPEKEIENKKVEKMKDSKTEDVGKIKNEETAKIGTGTPYPRTTSVGRMSVPAMVSLAAAVVIAVAAYFIYLFLVQEVTKLSGKLFKLTK, via the exons ATGGCAACGGCAAGGCCAGAGACCTCCGGACTCCGGGTTCCCTTCACTCCCAATGttgaaaaaagagatgaaaacgAAGCCTACATTCTTCGCCTCCAACTTCCTG aaTTCAAGAGGCAGCAAGTTACGGTTAGGGTTGAAGAAGGGAAACGAATGATGAAGGTCACCGGAGAACGGCTGGCGGGGGACAATCGATGGTTCCGATTTGATGAAACTTTCCCAATTCCTGAAATTTGCgtaatcaacaaaatttctgTTCAATTAAAGAAGGGAGTTCTCTTCATTAGAATGATCAAACAAACCAACGGACCGGTGCCGGCGCCTCCGCGGCCCAAACAAAACGAGCAATTAACCCTAGAAAAGGGGAGAGAAGAAATCTCGGCACTGGATCAGAAAATTAGTAGCCCAGAGAaggaaattgaaaacaaaaaagtagaaaagatGAAGGATTCGAAGACAGAGGATGTGGGTAAGATTAAAAACGAAGAAACCGCGAAGATCGGCACCGGGACTCCATATCCGAGAACGACAAGTGTTGGAAGGATGTCGGTACCGGCAATGGTAAGTCTAGCGGCGGCAGTTGTGATAGCCGTGGCGgcatatttcatatatctttTCTTAGTTCAAGAAGTAACGAAGCTAAGtggaaaattatttaaattaacaaaatga